The Micromonospora krabiensis genome window below encodes:
- a CDS encoding S8 family serine peptidase has product MSMRFVNRRQFLRRLGGVLAAGGGIALFPAGFASASSKSGPTSTPGHIGGGPAYPGDPGFVATRPEELAAAKASWETPEYGYFTGHNPSNPGTAVDSPWQLVAVNASTAYALGYRGQGVALGMMDSGYRPTHEAFQTGLIVPVRAEGVYGTSGFGYRNAATPANPFTAGQPFTVAGDQARTSDFAHGTGMLGVTSGIRDVKDQHGIAFGSTMYVAMTGGSDTQSHGPFHDYVYWHTANKALVDAGAQVINSSWGSYVQTLDRTRFDGLGNDLGVNGNLVNAYQLRGKDSASATAMATIIPNEYLKDLEYQYFLFKKSYSKGGIQYNPSYPGRSFMDAIWDVIKDSGTVNVRSAGNNDWSNPYFRPAYPFFNPSAEKQWVAVGGVQPPTAANPEYTKQSGYNEAGLAKWWTVSTPSNSVRTTNSGGDTNYSNSSGTSPATPVATAVMGVLLSRYPNMDAKQVRELMFTTANNKMSDGMRFLGTGQTSPSGASIAWTAPDGLPDERWGWGIPDLAKGMYGPGQFLSPMTYNMDKAPLDVWSNDISQTAIKEREREDLEWLAGYKEHGIAYAGEFGPNVLNPDGTLKEQAFMLQGILADPYIQAITDGHPELYDKITHEDAVKWRKEWMDQRAAYIQKNIHQNLYTASLTKQGPGTLIMAGDDTYEGGTTVEGGKLSITGSHASSIDVKGGTLGGTGFVAGSIDVDRGVLQPGLSSAEAASAASITLTDVAPGNVLNVGGNVTISRAGRVAITICGDHDYTSVRAAGDLVLDGELALDVRARLTPGAVLTIMSGDSIRGNFHSLPERRVLNAGHHLFRVSYQDADVTLTVVRTLPGARSGDV; this is encoded by the coding sequence ATGAGCATGAGGTTCGTGAATCGGCGGCAGTTTCTGCGTCGGCTGGGAGGTGTCCTCGCCGCCGGAGGAGGCATCGCCTTGTTTCCGGCCGGGTTCGCCTCGGCATCGTCCAAGAGCGGTCCGACATCGACCCCTGGCCATATCGGCGGCGGGCCGGCATACCCGGGAGACCCCGGCTTTGTCGCCACGAGGCCAGAGGAACTAGCTGCCGCTAAAGCCAGTTGGGAAACGCCGGAATATGGCTATTTTACCGGCCATAATCCTTCCAACCCTGGGACCGCAGTCGATTCCCCATGGCAGCTCGTCGCAGTAAACGCGTCCACCGCCTACGCCCTGGGGTACCGCGGGCAGGGCGTCGCGCTGGGCATGATGGATTCGGGCTACCGGCCTACACACGAAGCATTTCAGACCGGGCTGATCGTTCCGGTGAGAGCCGAGGGTGTATACGGCACGTCCGGCTTCGGGTATCGAAACGCAGCAACCCCGGCGAACCCGTTCACTGCGGGCCAGCCGTTCACTGTGGCCGGCGATCAGGCGAGAACCAGTGACTTCGCGCATGGAACCGGCATGCTTGGGGTTACCTCCGGCATCCGCGATGTCAAAGACCAGCACGGCATCGCCTTTGGCTCGACGATGTATGTCGCCATGACCGGCGGCTCCGATACCCAGTCCCACGGCCCCTTCCACGATTACGTGTACTGGCACACCGCCAACAAGGCCCTGGTCGACGCAGGCGCCCAGGTCATCAACAGCAGCTGGGGCTCTTATGTCCAGACTCTCGACAGGACCCGCTTTGACGGCCTAGGAAACGACCTTGGTGTCAACGGCAACCTCGTCAACGCCTACCAACTGCGTGGCAAAGACAGCGCCAGCGCCACGGCAATGGCGACCATTATACCCAACGAGTACCTGAAGGATCTGGAGTACCAGTACTTCCTCTTCAAGAAGAGCTATTCGAAGGGCGGCATCCAATACAATCCGAGTTACCCCGGACGCTCCTTCATGGATGCCATCTGGGACGTTATCAAGGACAGCGGTACGGTCAACGTAAGGTCGGCCGGCAACAACGACTGGAGCAACCCGTATTTCCGCCCTGCATACCCCTTCTTCAATCCCTCGGCGGAGAAGCAATGGGTAGCCGTCGGCGGGGTGCAACCACCCACTGCGGCCAATCCCGAATACACAAAGCAGTCCGGGTACAACGAGGCGGGGCTCGCCAAATGGTGGACCGTGTCTACCCCTTCAAACAGTGTGCGGACCACGAACAGCGGTGGTGACACCAACTATTCAAACTCGAGCGGCACGTCCCCGGCAACGCCTGTTGCGACAGCGGTGATGGGGGTTCTGCTCTCCCGCTACCCGAACATGGACGCCAAGCAGGTCCGTGAGCTGATGTTCACCACGGCGAATAACAAGATGTCCGACGGTATGAGATTCCTCGGCACCGGGCAAACCTCCCCCTCCGGAGCATCCATCGCCTGGACCGCTCCCGACGGTCTTCCGGACGAACGCTGGGGCTGGGGGATTCCCGATCTGGCCAAAGGCATGTACGGTCCCGGCCAGTTCCTGAGCCCCATGACCTACAACATGGATAAAGCGCCCCTGGACGTCTGGTCGAACGACATCAGCCAAACCGCGATCAAGGAAAGGGAAAGGGAAGATCTGGAGTGGCTGGCGGGCTACAAGGAGCACGGCATTGCCTACGCCGGTGAATTCGGCCCCAACGTACTGAACCCGGACGGCACGCTCAAGGAACAGGCCTTCATGCTTCAGGGCATCTTGGCTGATCCTTACATCCAAGCCATCACTGACGGCCATCCCGAGTTGTACGACAAGATCACCCATGAGGACGCCGTCAAGTGGCGCAAGGAATGGATGGACCAGCGCGCGGCCTACATTCAGAAAAACATCCACCAAAACCTCTACACGGCTTCTCTGACCAAGCAAGGCCCCGGGACGCTGATCATGGCGGGCGACGATACCTACGAGGGCGGAACCACGGTTGAAGGCGGTAAGCTTTCGATCACCGGCTCGCACGCAAGCTCGATCGACGTCAAGGGCGGCACGCTCGGTGGCACCGGTTTCGTGGCAGGCAGCATCGACGTCGACCGCGGTGTGCTGCAGCCCGGTCTGTCGTCCGCGGAAGCGGCGTCCGCGGCGTCCATCACCCTCACCGACGTCGCGCCCGGCAACGTCCTGAACGTCGGCGGCAACGTGACCATCAGCCGAGCGGGTCGTGTCGCCATCACCATCTGCGGCGACCACGACTACACGAGCGTGCGGGCCGCAGGTGACCTGGTGCTGGACGGCGAACTCGCCCTGGACGTTCGCGCGCGCCTCACTCCGGGCGCGGTACTGACAATCATGAGCGGCGACTCGATCCGGGGCAACTTCCATTCCCTGCCGGAGCGGCGGGTCCTCAACGCGGGCCACCACCTGTTCAGGGTGTCCTACCAGGACGCCGATGTGACGCTGACCGTCGTACGGACGCTGCCCGGGGCACGGTCCGGCGACGTCTAG
- a CDS encoding LamG-like jellyroll fold domain-containing protein — translation MTRRASSRRWTFLAFATAAVLVVTTAPTAVTAAPQPDAADTGWTKGTPPLSTPWTDDVSPANALPEYPRPQLTRSRWQNLNGVWEFAGAAAGEAPPVGRELAERVLVPYPIESALSGIQRHEDRMWYRRTFTVPERWQVGRGQRLVLHFGAVDYDSKVWVNGHQVATHRGGYDGFDADVTDALRPGGQQELIVWAEDLTDATFQPIGKQRRVGDRGIFYQGSSGIWQTVWMEPISATGAIDSLNLTPDLGDKSLRLRANPTSGAEGLTVEAVAYDGRKAVARVAGPAGTDLTIPIVKPKLWSPDSPFLYDLRVRLFDGRKRVDEVGSYFGMREIGKAKGADGKLRMTLNGKILFHMSTLDQGFWPDGLNTAPTDEALRFDLEQHKVLGFNTVRKHIKVEPGRWYYWADRLGLMVWQDMPATKPGRPTVEWQRQWESELGEMIREHAAHPSIVVWVPFNEGWGEWDRGATGRIADSVKQQDPTRLVNAHSGVNCCDSLGDSGRGDIIDHHQYLGPASPLPTADRVAVDGEHGGMGLEVDGHMWFGEGGAYWMAPDSETLTRRYVENQRDLLRIANTCGVSAGVYTQITDVEHEVNGFFTYDRRVEKMDFDQVRAVNEAVIRSADGTGANVPPPPPGTPGLTGVGYWPLDENAGDTANDEAGNNDGRLVAGPTWTAGKTGSGLLFNGSNQYVDTGRTILDTTASYSASAWVRLDSAAGAFQTVVSQDGASNSAFYLQYSGADRRFAMSFAGVRALAPTTPVAGQWYHLVGVRDAATGQLRLYVDGQLAGQASACLGDGSTGPLVIGRGKFGGNPVDYFDGTIDQVHVYDRALSAADVTALYESGK, via the coding sequence ATGACCCGACGCGCCTCCAGCCGACGTTGGACATTCCTCGCCTTCGCCACCGCGGCCGTCCTGGTCGTGACCACAGCGCCGACCGCCGTGACCGCCGCGCCCCAACCCGACGCCGCCGACACCGGTTGGACGAAGGGAACACCGCCACTCTCCACACCGTGGACGGATGACGTCTCACCCGCCAACGCGCTGCCCGAATATCCCCGGCCGCAGCTGACCCGGTCCCGCTGGCAGAACCTCAACGGCGTGTGGGAGTTCGCCGGTGCGGCCGCCGGCGAGGCCCCGCCGGTCGGCCGGGAGCTGGCCGAGCGGGTGTTGGTGCCCTACCCCATCGAGTCGGCCCTCTCCGGCATCCAACGGCACGAGGACCGGATGTGGTACCGCCGGACCTTCACCGTGCCCGAGCGGTGGCAGGTCGGCCGGGGTCAGCGCCTGGTGTTGCACTTCGGCGCGGTCGACTACGACTCGAAGGTGTGGGTCAACGGCCACCAGGTGGCGACGCACCGGGGCGGCTACGACGGCTTCGACGCCGATGTCACCGACGCACTGCGGCCCGGCGGGCAGCAGGAGCTGATCGTCTGGGCCGAGGACCTGACCGACGCGACGTTCCAGCCAATCGGCAAACAGCGCCGGGTCGGCGACCGGGGCATCTTCTACCAGGGCAGTTCCGGCATCTGGCAGACGGTCTGGATGGAGCCCATATCGGCCACGGGTGCCATCGACTCACTGAACCTGACGCCCGACCTGGGTGACAAGTCCCTGCGGTTGCGCGCGAACCCCACCTCCGGGGCCGAGGGCCTCACCGTCGAGGCCGTGGCGTACGACGGACGCAAGGCCGTCGCCCGCGTCGCCGGTCCGGCGGGGACCGACCTGACGATACCCATCGTCAAGCCCAAGCTGTGGTCACCCGACTCGCCTTTCCTCTACGACCTCCGGGTACGCCTGTTCGACGGCCGCAAGCGCGTCGACGAGGTCGGCTCCTACTTCGGGATGCGCGAGATCGGCAAGGCGAAGGGCGCCGACGGCAAGCTTCGCATGACGTTGAACGGCAAGATCCTGTTCCACATGTCCACCCTCGACCAGGGCTTCTGGCCCGACGGGCTGAACACCGCACCGACGGACGAGGCGTTGCGCTTCGACCTAGAGCAGCACAAGGTGCTCGGCTTCAACACCGTCCGCAAGCACATCAAGGTTGAGCCCGGCCGCTGGTACTACTGGGCGGACCGGCTGGGGCTGATGGTGTGGCAGGACATGCCCGCGACGAAGCCCGGCCGCCCGACGGTCGAGTGGCAGCGGCAGTGGGAATCCGAGCTCGGCGAGATGATCCGGGAACACGCCGCGCATCCGTCGATCGTGGTGTGGGTGCCGTTCAACGAGGGCTGGGGTGAGTGGGACCGGGGAGCCACCGGCCGCATCGCCGACTCGGTTAAGCAGCAGGACCCGACCCGGCTCGTCAACGCGCACAGCGGAGTGAACTGCTGCGACTCTCTCGGTGACTCCGGACGCGGGGATATCATCGACCACCACCAGTACCTCGGTCCGGCGTCGCCACTGCCCACCGCCGACCGGGTGGCCGTCGATGGAGAGCACGGCGGAATGGGCCTCGAGGTTGACGGTCACATGTGGTTCGGCGAGGGCGGCGCGTACTGGATGGCGCCGGACTCCGAAACGCTGACCCGACGGTACGTGGAGAACCAACGCGACCTGCTGCGCATTGCGAACACCTGCGGGGTCTCGGCCGGCGTCTACACCCAGATCACCGACGTCGAGCACGAGGTCAACGGCTTCTTCACGTACGACCGCCGTGTCGAGAAGATGGACTTCGACCAGGTGCGCGCGGTGAACGAGGCGGTCATCCGCTCGGCCGACGGTACCGGCGCGAACGTTCCTCCGCCGCCGCCCGGCACGCCCGGCCTCACCGGAGTCGGCTACTGGCCGCTGGACGAGAATGCCGGCGATACGGCCAACGACGAGGCGGGCAACAATGACGGCCGGCTGGTCGCCGGGCCCACCTGGACGGCCGGCAAGACAGGTTCGGGCCTGCTGTTCAACGGCAGCAACCAGTACGTCGACACCGGCAGGACCATCCTCGACACCACCGCCAGCTACTCGGCCTCGGCCTGGGTGCGTCTCGACAGTGCGGCTGGCGCCTTCCAGACGGTGGTGAGCCAGGACGGCGCCTCGAACAGCGCCTTCTACCTGCAGTACTCCGGCGCTGACCGACGGTTCGCGATGAGCTTCGCCGGGGTACGGGCCCTCGCGCCGACGACCCCGGTCGCCGGGCAGTGGTACCACCTCGTCGGTGTCCGGGACGCGGCGACGGGCCAGCTGCGCCTCTATGTCGACGGGCAACTCGCCGGGCAGGCGAGCGCCTGCCTCGGCGACGGTTCCACCGGGCCCCTGGTCATCGGCCGCGGCAAGTTCGGCGGCAACCCCGTCGACTACTTCGATGGCACGATCGACCAGGTGCACGTCTACGACCGCGCTCTGAGCGCCGCCGACGTGACGGCGCTCTACGAGTCCGGAAAGTAG
- a CDS encoding CbrC family protein translates to MADLWIVLPIGTPNDAQVPPGVPFAVEEVTQRTPGYVSWQQPSWLYHCGDGAAFFGPAGYEGLRAHPDALEMIRGDLYRLGWPADQVGAMLRRVDAGGEPTAYLFRCLRCGVHLASWDIG, encoded by the coding sequence GTGGCGGACCTGTGGATCGTCCTCCCGATCGGCACGCCAAACGATGCGCAGGTGCCCCCGGGCGTTCCGTTCGCCGTCGAGGAGGTCACGCAACGCACGCCGGGGTACGTCTCGTGGCAGCAGCCGAGCTGGCTGTATCACTGCGGCGACGGTGCCGCGTTTTTCGGCCCGGCCGGATACGAGGGGCTACGCGCCCACCCTGATGCGTTGGAGATGATCCGGGGCGATCTGTACCGGCTCGGGTGGCCGGCAGATCAGGTCGGCGCGATGCTGCGGCGGGTCGATGCCGGCGGTGAGCCGACGGCGTACCTGTTCCGGTGCCTGCGCTGCGGCGTGCACCTGGCCTCCTGGGACATCGGATGA
- a CDS encoding DUF397 domain-containing protein yields MDEVDTARVNWRKSTRSNGSGNCVEVADDLAGKVGLRDSKDPASPVLTFAPAAWATFVEAARTGTLGR; encoded by the coding sequence GTGGACGAGGTTGACACGGCCCGCGTGAACTGGCGCAAGAGCACCCGCAGCAACGGCTCCGGGAACTGCGTGGAAGTCGCCGACGACCTGGCCGGCAAGGTCGGGCTACGGGACAGCAAGGACCCCGCCAGCCCGGTACTGACCTTCGCTCCGGCAGCGTGGGCGACGTTCGTCGAAGCCGCCAGGACGGGAACCCTCGGCCGCTGA
- a CDS encoding helix-turn-helix domain-containing protein — protein MTGSPTVRRRRLAAALRRLREQTGMTADQAAKEVGISKSAISRIENAQVSVMPPVARGLLELYGVEGEEVDALVQVARDARKRGWWQAYDDVLPDWFEVYVGLEAEASEIRAFEPQLVPGLLQTADYARAIIRAEHPDALTDEVERRVELRMRRQTNPVPPKLWVVLDEAALRRPVGGADNFRAQLQRLVEAAEQPGHTIQILTFDAGEYGSMGSAFSLMTFPEPADPGVVYVETRAGSLYLEGQQVREYSRVFEHLVATAASARESRTLIQRAIDEL, from the coding sequence ATGACTGGGAGCCCCACCGTCCGTCGTCGGCGCTTGGCCGCCGCGCTGCGCCGTCTCCGCGAGCAGACCGGCATGACCGCCGATCAGGCCGCCAAAGAAGTCGGCATCTCGAAGTCGGCGATCAGCCGTATCGAGAACGCTCAGGTCTCGGTGATGCCGCCGGTCGCCCGCGGCCTCCTTGAGCTCTACGGCGTCGAGGGCGAGGAGGTCGACGCGCTCGTCCAAGTGGCACGGGACGCCCGCAAGCGCGGCTGGTGGCAGGCGTATGACGACGTACTCCCCGACTGGTTCGAGGTGTACGTCGGCCTGGAGGCGGAGGCGTCAGAGATCCGCGCCTTCGAACCGCAACTGGTCCCCGGCCTACTGCAGACCGCCGATTATGCCCGCGCCATCATCCGCGCCGAGCATCCGGACGCACTGACTGACGAGGTGGAGCGCCGGGTCGAGTTGAGAATGCGCCGCCAAACCAACCCAGTACCGCCCAAGCTCTGGGTGGTTCTGGACGAGGCCGCACTACGTCGCCCGGTCGGTGGCGCAGACAACTTCAGGGCTCAACTGCAGCGGCTGGTGGAGGCGGCAGAGCAGCCTGGTCACACCATCCAGATCCTGACCTTCGACGCAGGCGAATACGGCTCGATGGGCAGTGCGTTCAGCCTGATGACCTTCCCGGAGCCAGCTGACCCAGGGGTTGTCTACGTCGAAACCCGCGCGGGTAGCCTCTATCTCGAAGGCCAACAGGTCAGGGAGTACAGCCGAGTCTTCGAGCACCTGGTCGCCACGGCAGCCAGTGCTCGTGAATCGCGCACCCTGATCCAGCGTGCGATCGACGAACTATGA
- a CDS encoding DivIVA domain-containing protein yields MRALFRRGRRSVVGPTCYRSAAYHPLRPWQVRERRFGSTPVGRRGLDPQEVGEFLDRVAGDLAAVYDALARSRRETERVKDALRRWQSEQARVRNERGYGR; encoded by the coding sequence ATGCGCGCCTTGTTTCGGCGTGGTCGGCGGTCGGTTGTAGGGCCGACCTGCTATCGGTCGGCGGCCTATCATCCGCTTCGGCCGTGGCAGGTGCGCGAGCGACGGTTCGGGTCGACGCCGGTCGGGCGGCGTGGGCTCGACCCGCAGGAGGTGGGGGAGTTCCTCGACCGGGTTGCCGGTGACCTTGCCGCCGTTTACGACGCGTTGGCGCGCAGCCGGCGGGAGACCGAGCGGGTGAAGGACGCGCTGCGCCGCTGGCAGTCCGAGCAGGCACGCGTCCGCAACGAGCGGGGGTATGGCCGGTGA